The Verrucomicrobiota bacterium genome has a window encoding:
- the kdsB gene encoding 3-deoxy-manno-octulosonate cytidylyltransferase: protein MPHKVVGIIPARYGSTRLPGKALKLILGKPMVQRVHERALLARSLDSVCVATDDERIARAVEAFGGKAIMTSPKHPSGTDRLAEAVRQMDADIVVNLQGDQPFLDPVMIDEAVQPLLDDPALPMATLMHPIARSEDLADPAVVKVVVDLAGHALYFSRSLIPNPRHAGAHAVYEHVGLYVYRGDFLQKLAHLPPTPLEVTESLEQLRVLEHGFRLRVIETKCRDHAFCGFSVDTEQDLARAEAMLHERGLN, encoded by the coding sequence ATGCCGCATAAAGTCGTTGGCATCATCCCCGCCCGTTACGGCTCGACGCGATTGCCCGGCAAGGCGCTGAAGCTGATTCTTGGCAAGCCGATGGTTCAGCGCGTCCATGAGCGGGCGCTGCTCGCGCGCAGTCTGGACTCGGTGTGCGTGGCGACGGATGATGAACGCATCGCGCGCGCCGTCGAAGCGTTCGGCGGAAAGGCGATCATGACCTCACCAAAACATCCCAGCGGCACGGATCGTCTGGCGGAGGCGGTGCGGCAGATGGACGCGGATATCGTCGTCAACCTCCAGGGCGACCAGCCGTTTCTCGATCCCGTGATGATTGACGAAGCGGTGCAGCCGCTGCTCGATGATCCGGCGTTGCCGATGGCGACGCTGATGCATCCCATTGCCCGATCCGAGGACCTCGCCGACCCGGCTGTGGTCAAGGTCGTCGTGGATCTGGCGGGCCACGCGCTTTATTTCTCGCGCTCACTGATCCCCAACCCGCGCCACGCCGGCGCGCACGCGGTTTACGAACACGTTGGGCTTTACGTTTATCGCGGTGATTTTCTGCAAAAACTTGCGCACCTTCCGCCCACTCCACTGGAGGTGACCGAGTCGCTCGAACAACTGCGGGTGCTGGAGCACGGCTTCCGTCTGCGAGTCATCGAGACGAAGTGCCGTGATCACGCCTTCTGCGGTTTCAGCGTGGATACGGAGCAGGATTTAGCGCGCGCCGAGGCCATGCTACACGAGCGCGGATTGAACTGA
- a CDS encoding zinc-binding dehydrogenase: MKAWRFYGFNDMRLDDVPEPVCSPGIVLVEPLCVQPSVTEAQLACGIPTLAFDRIKRRLETEAPVQLFGHEFCARVLETNGASRFRPGDRVAARAKLPCGECPLCRSERSQLCRKGPVIGFDLPGCFSEVASLPEIALVKVDDRISDSEAACLQSLSDSVVAVETAQLRIGDAVVILGQGSMGLECLQVARLSGAGLVITVDVRDEVCQVSRELGADHALNARTCDVIPAIRELTGGNGADVVFECAGGSPKQGLAGHQTLLQAIEAVRSGGKLVGVSWFGGPLQLNVDLLRERSLRYVFPDISTQAHLEHTVRLVATGRIQLKPTITHVLSGIESVPQAFEITANKGKHKAINPAQVMIRPQSP, from the coding sequence ATGAAAGCCTGGCGTTTTTACGGATTCAACGACATGCGGCTCGACGACGTTCCCGAACCCGTCTGTTCGCCGGGAATCGTTTTGGTTGAACCGCTCTGTGTGCAGCCGAGCGTCACGGAAGCACAACTTGCGTGCGGAATCCCGACACTGGCCTTCGACCGCATCAAACGCCGCCTTGAAACTGAAGCTCCCGTCCAGCTTTTTGGACACGAGTTCTGCGCCCGCGTTCTTGAAACCAATGGTGCGAGCCGGTTTCGTCCCGGTGACCGTGTCGCGGCGCGGGCCAAGCTGCCTTGCGGCGAGTGCCCGCTCTGCCGCTCCGAGCGCAGCCAACTCTGCCGCAAAGGCCCAGTCATCGGATTCGACCTACCTGGTTGTTTCTCCGAAGTGGCGTCGCTGCCGGAGATTGCCCTCGTGAAGGTGGACGACCGGATCTCCGATAGCGAAGCGGCGTGCCTGCAATCCCTGAGCGACAGCGTGGTCGCGGTGGAGACGGCACAACTGCGAATTGGAGACGCGGTGGTGATTCTCGGTCAGGGCAGCATGGGTCTGGAGTGCTTGCAGGTCGCGCGCCTCAGTGGCGCGGGCTTGGTCATCACCGTGGATGTGCGTGACGAGGTGTGTCAGGTCTCCCGCGAACTCGGCGCGGACCACGCCCTGAACGCCCGCACTTGTGATGTCATCCCGGCGATCCGTGAACTGACCGGCGGAAACGGCGCTGATGTGGTCTTCGAGTGCGCGGGCGGCAGTCCGAAACAAGGACTGGCCGGCCACCAGACACTCCTCCAGGCGATTGAGGCGGTGCGCTCTGGAGGGAAGCTCGTGGGCGTTTCCTGGTTCGGCGGCCCGTTGCAACTGAACGTCGATCTCTTGCGCGAGCGCAGTCTCCGTTACGTGTTTCCGGACATCAGCACCCAGGCGCACCTCGAACATACCGTCCGGCTGGTTGCCACCGGTCGCATCCAATTGAAACCGACCATCACGCACGTCCTCTCCGGAATCGAGTCCGTCCCTCAAGCCTTCGAAATCACTGCCAATAAAGGCAAGCACAAGGCGATCAACCCCGCCCAAGTCATGATACGTCCACAGTCACCCTGA
- a CDS encoding SMP-30/gluconolactonase/LRE family protein, producing MNKSNQITPALLTGCLVVMASVAATVAEPAENPIFPKDAELELVHTRQVKLNSGLTEGPAVAPDGSIYFTDMPFGKDNGMILRFDPRTRKTTVFTDNSGKSNGLTFDENGNILSADGADGGSRSIRRWNLKTGQSVVVADRYQGKRFNSPNDLCVDLKGRIYFTDPRYGGTEPRELPIEAVYRIEKDGSVIEITREVEKPNGLALSPDQRTLYLIDHNNGGNRLSPNDPEPKRGAMKIYAFPLDNEGKVNGPRKTLVDFGKENGGDGMRVDTQGNIYIAVRSLARPGILVIDRTGKELAFLPTGPTNQSGLFEDWKGIPANVEFGIGDESNRLYVTIDKSLYRIRVKSQGFHPQLAGK from the coding sequence ATGAACAAATCAAATCAAATTACACCCGCACTTCTCACTGGCTGTCTGGTGGTGATGGCCAGCGTTGCAGCAACGGTGGCTGAACCGGCCGAGAATCCGATCTTCCCCAAGGACGCCGAACTGGAATTGGTTCACACCCGACAGGTGAAACTCAACAGCGGCCTGACCGAAGGTCCCGCAGTCGCGCCGGACGGTAGCATTTATTTCACGGACATGCCCTTCGGCAAAGACAACGGCATGATCCTCCGTTTCGACCCGCGGACCCGTAAGACCACCGTGTTCACCGACAACTCTGGCAAGTCAAACGGGCTGACCTTTGACGAGAATGGAAACATACTCTCCGCTGACGGTGCCGACGGAGGCAGCCGTTCAATCAGGCGCTGGAATCTCAAGACCGGTCAGAGCGTGGTCGTCGCTGATCGCTATCAGGGAAAGCGATTCAATTCCCCGAACGACCTTTGCGTGGACCTCAAAGGGAGAATCTATTTCACCGACCCTCGCTACGGTGGCACCGAGCCGCGCGAATTGCCCATCGAGGCCGTGTATCGCATCGAGAAGGATGGGAGCGTCATCGAGATCACTCGCGAAGTAGAGAAACCAAACGGCCTCGCCCTCAGCCCGGACCAGCGGACGCTTTATCTCATTGATCACAACAACGGCGGCAACCGGCTTTCCCCAAACGATCCCGAACCGAAGCGCGGGGCGATGAAGATTTATGCTTTTCCGCTCGACAACGAGGGAAAGGTAAATGGACCGCGCAAGACTCTTGTGGATTTCGGCAAGGAAAATGGTGGTGATGGCATGCGGGTCGATACGCAGGGAAATATCTACATTGCTGTCCGCAGCCTGGCCCGTCCTGGCATTCTTGTAATTGATCGCACCGGCAAGGAGTTGGCGTTTCTTCCGACCGGGCCGACCAACCAGAGCGGGCTTTTCGAGGACTGGAAAGGCATCCCCGCCAACGTGGAATTCGGCATCGGTGACGAAAGCAACCGGCTCTACGTTACCATTGACAAGAGCCTCTACCGCATCCGCGTCAAGAGCCAGGGGTTTCATCCGCAGTTGGCCGGGAAGTGA
- a CDS encoding DUF1501 domain-containing protein: MRIETLLTNSRPLTRRSFFKHVGAGIQGAALLHLFGQNLLADEKRVVSDLSPRPPHIPAKAKSVIHLFMNGGPSQMDLFDPKPALDAHHGEPYSSKIAGEIENIKDAGALMRSPFKFAQHGQCGMWVSDALPHLTRHVDKIALIRSLYTTNITHEPAVYLIQTGSMITGHPTFGSWVVYGLGSECQNLPAYVVLDDPLGLPVNGVENWQAGFLPPLYQGTRFRSTGSPVLNLRPETDDPPEIVQMQRDLLNRLDHLHKRQRPGQPNLDARIASYELAARMQVSATDALDISQESPQTLEMYGIGREPTDSYGRRCLFARRLVERGVRFVQLYINAQIWDNHTGLAKDMKAACDRTDLPIAALLQDLKQRGLLEETLVIWGGEFGRLPIAQLPADKDEKKAGRDHNKNAFCSWLAGGGVRGGTTYGSTDELGLAAVENRVSVPDWHATLLHLMGLRHDELFVEEHGLKEKLTGVNEARIVKEILA, from the coding sequence ATGCGAATCGAAACCTTGCTTACAAATTCGCGACCGCTCACCCGACGGAGTTTCTTCAAACACGTGGGCGCCGGCATTCAAGGCGCCGCCCTCTTGCACCTGTTCGGTCAGAATCTTTTGGCGGACGAGAAGCGAGTCGTTTCAGATTTAAGTCCTCGGCCGCCGCACATTCCGGCCAAGGCGAAGTCCGTGATCCACCTGTTCATGAATGGTGGTCCGAGCCAGATGGATTTGTTCGATCCCAAGCCCGCCCTCGACGCGCACCACGGCGAACCGTATTCCAGCAAGATTGCGGGCGAGATCGAGAACATCAAGGACGCCGGCGCGCTTATGCGCAGTCCGTTCAAGTTTGCGCAGCACGGCCAGTGCGGTATGTGGGTGTCGGACGCGCTGCCTCACCTGACGCGGCATGTCGATAAAATCGCGCTCATTCGCTCCCTCTACACCACGAACATTACGCACGAGCCGGCGGTGTATCTTATTCAAACCGGGAGTATGATCACCGGGCATCCGACGTTCGGCTCGTGGGTGGTGTACGGCTTGGGGAGCGAGTGCCAGAATCTCCCGGCCTACGTCGTGCTCGACGATCCACTGGGATTGCCGGTAAACGGAGTGGAGAACTGGCAGGCGGGATTCCTGCCGCCGCTCTATCAGGGCACGCGTTTCCGCTCCACCGGTTCGCCGGTTCTCAACCTGCGGCCCGAAACCGACGATCCCCCGGAAATTGTCCAGATGCAACGCGACCTGCTGAACCGGCTCGACCACCTGCACAAGCGGCAACGGCCCGGCCAACCAAACCTCGACGCCCGCATCGCCAGTTACGAACTGGCCGCCCGCATGCAAGTGTCGGCAACCGACGCCTTGGACATTTCCCAGGAAAGCCCGCAGACACTGGAGATGTATGGAATCGGTCGCGAGCCGACCGACTCCTACGGCCGACGTTGCTTGTTTGCCCGGAGACTGGTGGAGCGCGGCGTCCGCTTTGTGCAGCTCTACATCAACGCACAAATCTGGGACAACCACACGGGTCTGGCGAAAGATATGAAGGCCGCCTGCGATCGCACCGACCTGCCGATTGCCGCGCTGCTTCAGGATTTGAAGCAGCGCGGACTGCTGGAAGAGACGCTGGTGATTTGGGGCGGTGAGTTTGGCCGGCTGCCCATCGCCCAACTGCCTGCGGACAAGGACGAAAAAAAAGCCGGACGCGATCACAACAAGAACGCCTTTTGTTCCTGGCTCGCCGGTGGCGGCGTGAGAGGCGGCACGACGTATGGCTCGACGGATGAACTCGGCCTGGCTGCCGTCGAGAATCGCGTCAGCGTTCCGGACTGGCATGCCACCCTGCTACACTTGATGGGGTTGCGGCATGACGAACTGTTTGTCGAGGAGCACGGGCTGAAAGAAAAACTGACCGGCGTGAACGAAGCTCGAATCGTAAAGGAGATATTAGCATGA
- a CDS encoding DUF1553 domain-containing protein, protein MADAIDVLGSGVMGLTFKCARCHNHKFDPIPQRDYYRLLAIFKGAYDEHDWLKPELNGFGGAVSAGLGERYLPYVTTAERQRWQKHNGEIQEKIAALKAAPQTTNTDKQIKELEARRQPEPRIMALWDRGASSQTYLYRRGNYLNAGQPVQPGVPAVLTDGRTPFEIKPPWPGATSTGRRLALARWLTQPDNPLTARVMVNRIWSHHFGQGLVRSLGNFGKMGDKPTYPELLDWLAREFVSQGWSVKAMHRLMMTSSTYRQSSTVTPRQEQFDPGNRLLSRMPLRRMEAEELRDSLLWVAGQLDETRFGPAEPVKARPDGLVLSGKRRSVYVQQLRKQPPSLLESFDMPAMNPNCLQRSESLVAPQALHLLNDTAVREMAAQFADQVLRIAGDEPTQQVQRIYWTSLSRPPSAEERQACLQMLTRLTEQWTKNLATAGKPSEVEATRKALTTLCHTVMNSAVFLYID, encoded by the coding sequence ATGGCCGATGCGATCGATGTGCTCGGCTCGGGCGTGATGGGCCTGACGTTCAAGTGCGCCCGTTGTCACAATCACAAATTTGATCCGATTCCGCAGCGCGATTATTACCGCCTGCTGGCGATTTTCAAAGGGGCCTACGACGAACATGACTGGCTCAAGCCGGAGCTTAACGGCTTTGGTGGCGCGGTCAGCGCGGGACTCGGCGAACGCTACCTGCCCTACGTCACCACTGCCGAACGACAACGTTGGCAAAAACACAACGGCGAGATTCAAGAAAAGATAGCCGCGCTGAAGGCCGCTCCCCAAACGACCAACACCGACAAGCAAATCAAGGAACTCGAAGCCCGGCGGCAGCCCGAGCCGCGCATCATGGCCCTCTGGGATCGGGGAGCATCTTCCCAGACGTATCTCTATCGCCGGGGTAACTACCTCAACGCCGGTCAGCCGGTCCAGCCTGGTGTGCCCGCGGTACTGACCGATGGCCGGACGCCATTCGAGATCAAGCCGCCTTGGCCGGGTGCGACATCCACTGGCCGGCGTCTCGCCTTAGCACGCTGGCTCACTCAGCCCGATAATCCGTTGACCGCGCGAGTTATGGTCAATCGAATTTGGAGCCACCACTTTGGTCAGGGCCTCGTTCGCAGTCTCGGCAATTTCGGAAAGATGGGAGACAAGCCAACCTACCCGGAACTCCTCGATTGGCTGGCCCGGGAATTTGTCAGCCAAGGCTGGAGCGTGAAAGCGATGCACCGGTTGATGATGACCTCCAGTACCTATAGACAATCCTCAACAGTCACGCCGCGACAGGAACAGTTCGATCCGGGCAATCGTCTGTTATCGCGGATGCCGCTGCGCCGGATGGAGGCGGAGGAACTGCGCGATTCGCTACTGTGGGTCGCAGGCCAGCTTGATGAAACTCGCTTTGGTCCAGCCGAGCCGGTCAAAGCGCGCCCGGATGGATTGGTCTTGTCCGGTAAGCGCCGCAGCGTCTATGTGCAGCAGCTTCGCAAGCAGCCGCCTTCGTTGCTGGAGAGTTTCGATATGCCTGCCATGAATCCGAATTGTTTGCAACGGAGTGAATCACTGGTCGCACCGCAAGCCCTGCATCTTCTCAATGACACGGCGGTGAGAGAGATGGCCGCACAATTCGCGGATCAGGTGCTTCGTATTGCAGGAGATGAACCGACTCAGCAGGTGCAACGAATCTATTGGACCTCACTCAGCCGGCCTCCCAGCGCCGAGGAAAGACAAGCCTGTCTGCAAATGCTGACGAGATTGACGGAGCAATGGACCAAGAACTTGGCGACTGCGGGCAAGCCATCCGAGGTAGAAGCCACACGAAAGGCGTTGACGACGCTCTGCCACACAGTAATGAATTCAGCCGTGTTCCTGTATATTGATTGA
- a CDS encoding DUF1549 domain-containing protein: MIRASSSLTFLFLAEMLIAAEPNSVQPDVTQHDIVPILLLRCVVCHGARKQEGELDLRNRASMMRRGKSGPALIPGKPEESLMLKRVRAGECPPQPRLIEAMVKPMESDELKKLTRWIELGAPEVPDEPDVAGTLADPLIHKEDREFWSFRPPQAVEIPRVSHSNRVRNPIDAFVLQKLEEKGLSLSPEADRLVLLRRATFDLTGLPPEPSDAEAFLGDKSPDAYDKLIDRLLASPRYGERWGRHWLDVAGYADCEGRREQHLPRPFAWRYRDYVIRSFNADKRYDRFLLEQLAGDELADYEHATEITQEIEDNLVATAFLRMAPRPDVGELDRLRPRPARSHGRCDRCARLGRDGPDVQVRPLSQSQI, encoded by the coding sequence ATGATTCGGGCGTCTTCATCGCTTACGTTCTTGTTCCTGGCCGAGATGTTGATCGCGGCGGAACCAAATTCAGTCCAGCCCGACGTGACGCAACATGACATCGTACCCATTCTGCTTCTGCGCTGCGTGGTTTGCCACGGCGCGCGGAAGCAGGAAGGGGAACTCGATTTGCGCAATCGCGCGTCCATGATGCGCAGAGGCAAGTCCGGGCCGGCCCTCATTCCCGGCAAGCCGGAGGAGAGTCTGATGCTCAAACGCGTTCGTGCCGGAGAGTGCCCTCCCCAGCCGCGCCTGATCGAAGCAATGGTAAAACCGATGGAATCCGACGAGCTCAAGAAGCTTACCCGCTGGATTGAGCTTGGAGCGCCGGAAGTTCCCGATGAACCCGATGTGGCGGGCACACTCGCTGATCCACTCATCCACAAAGAAGATCGGGAGTTTTGGTCTTTTCGTCCACCGCAAGCGGTGGAGATTCCCCGCGTGTCGCATTCAAACCGGGTTCGCAATCCCATAGATGCCTTCGTGCTCCAGAAGTTGGAGGAGAAAGGTTTGTCGCTGTCGCCCGAAGCAGATCGTCTCGTGCTGCTGCGCCGGGCTACGTTTGATTTGACCGGATTACCGCCGGAACCGTCCGATGCCGAAGCGTTCCTAGGAGACAAAAGCCCGGACGCCTACGACAAGCTGATTGATCGGCTGCTCGCGTCACCACGTTACGGTGAGCGCTGGGGAAGACACTGGCTGGATGTCGCTGGCTACGCCGATTGCGAAGGGCGGCGCGAGCAGCACCTTCCCCGACCCTTCGCCTGGCGCTACCGCGATTACGTGATTCGCTCTTTCAACGCGGACAAACGGTACGACCGCTTTCTTCTCGAACAACTCGCGGGCGACGAGTTGGCGGATTACGAGCACGCGACGGAGATCACTCAGGAGATCGAGGACAACCTGGTCGCGACCGCCTTCCTGCGCATGGCCCCCCGACCCGACGTGGGCGAACTTGACCGGCTTCGTCCCCGACCGGCTCGAAGTCATGGCCGATGCGATCGATGTGCTCGGCTCGGGCGTGATGGGCCTGACGTTCAAGTGCGCCCGTTGTCACAATCACAAATTTGA
- a CDS encoding DUF1349 domain-containing protein: protein MERLSPSITFGTRRADQNGTSPPPSGRPVAKPENFSFGVRPDDPSKTILDERFNQPSLDARLRWLNPPPVWTVESSLPVLVVQPAADTDFWQETHYGFRKDNGHFLFTKITGDFTMTTKVRFQPAHQYDQAGLMIRVGPLCWLKTAVEYEPQGPARLGVVVTNHGFSDWSVQDFPCERNEVCLRIRKESSDFIVEFAPDAQADWSLMRIAHLHVEDGAPLLVGLYACSPKGGGFRAEFHFLNVVRP from the coding sequence ATGGAAAGGTTGTCACCATCTATTACTTTTGGGACGCGAAGAGCGGACCAGAACGGTACATCACCGCCACCATCTGGTCGCCCAGTCGCTAAGCCAGAAAACTTTTCTTTCGGAGTGCGACCGGACGATCCATCAAAAACCATCCTGGACGAGCGTTTCAATCAGCCCTCGCTGGATGCGCGGCTGCGCTGGCTGAATCCACCACCAGTCTGGACTGTGGAATCGTCGCTTCCCGTGCTCGTGGTGCAACCAGCCGCAGATACCGACTTCTGGCAGGAAACTCACTATGGATTCCGAAAGGACAACGGCCACTTTCTCTTCACCAAAATAACCGGCGATTTCACGATGACCACGAAAGTGCGCTTTCAGCCGGCGCACCAGTACGACCAGGCCGGGTTGATGATCCGGGTCGGACCGTTGTGTTGGTTGAAGACCGCAGTCGAATATGAACCGCAAGGCCCGGCAAGACTCGGTGTAGTGGTAACAAACCACGGCTTCTCGGACTGGTCGGTGCAGGATTTTCCGTGCGAACGGAATGAAGTCTGCCTGCGGATTCGCAAGGAGTCCTCGGACTTCATCGTTGAGTTCGCCCCCGACGCACAGGCCGACTGGAGTTTGATGAGAATCGCGCATCTGCACGTCGAGGATGGTGCGCCGCTGCTAGTTGGTCTCTACGCATGCAGTCCGAAAGGTGGTGGCTTTCGCGCGGAGTTTCATTTCTTGAACGTCGTTCGTCCGTAG